The Mycobacterium riyadhense sequence AACTCCCAGATGTTAGCGCCGCAATACGTGCATCGGAATAGCTTTTTCTAAAAATGTTTGCGCAGCTCACAATGTCAAAATATTTGACAAATTGATTAACGACCGACCGCGCGCATAATTGCCCAGCAGACGCAAAAGCACCCGAAACACCTGCGAAATGGGGGCTTTTGCGTCTGCTCGCCGGACTAAAGCCAGGTGTCCTTGGTGGTGGTGGTGAGAAATGCTTCGAGGTCGTCGCGCCATTGAGCCGGCGTGGTCTTATCCGGCTCGATGCCGGTGTAGTCGCCGCGATAGAACAGCAGCGGCCGGGGCTTGATCTTGGGCGCCTCCGACAGCGATTCGACCGCGCCGAACACCACGAAATGGTCGCCACCGTCGTGGACCGACGCCACCGTGCAGTCGATGTACGCCAGCGACCCGTCGATGATCGGCGAACCGAGTTGTGAAGGGCGCCAATCGATACCGGCGAACTTATCGGGTTCCTTCGACCCGAATCGCGCCGAGACGTGCTTCTGCTTCTCGGTCAACACGTTGACGCAGAACCGACCGCTGGCCTCGATGGCTTTCCAGGACCGCGACACCTTGGTAGGGCAGAACAGCACCAGTGGCGGGTCCAGCGACAGCGCCGCGAACGACTGACACGCAAAGCCGATCGGCTCGTCGTCGTGCACCGTGGTGATTATGGTGATCCCGGTGCAGAATTGGCCCAGCACGTTGCGAAACGTCCGCGGGTCAATCGACGCCGTCATGGTCAGCCGCGCATGCCGACGGTGAAGTCGTGGCCCCACAGACTGACGGCCGTACTTTCCCGAGCGATCCAGTCGCGGTCGTCGACCTGTCTTCCCTCGCAACCGAATTCGACGTCGAATCCGCCCGGTGTCTTCATGTAGAACGACAGCATCAGGTCGTTGACGTGGCGGCCCAGGGTAGCCGACATGGGCACTTTGCGGCGCAGCGCACGGTCCAGGCACAGGCCCACGTCGTCGGCGTTTTCAACCTCCACCATCAGGTGCACGATGCCGCTCGGCGTCGGCAACGGCAGGAAGGCCAAGGAGTGGTGGCGCGGGTTGCAGCCGAAGAAGCGCAGCCACGCCGGCGCCCCGTCGGGGGGTCGTCCCACCATCTGCGGCGGCATCCGCATCGAGTCACGCAGCTTGAAGCCCAACACATCTCGATAGAAATGCAACGCCTCGGCGTCGTCGCG is a genomic window containing:
- the hsaB gene encoding 3-hydroxy-9,10-secoandrosta-1,3,5(10)-triene-9,17-dione monooxygenase reductase subunit, which translates into the protein MTASIDPRTFRNVLGQFCTGITIITTVHDDEPIGFACQSFAALSLDPPLVLFCPTKVSRSWKAIEASGRFCVNVLTEKQKHVSARFGSKEPDKFAGIDWRPSQLGSPIIDGSLAYIDCTVASVHDGGDHFVVFGAVESLSEAPKIKPRPLLFYRGDYTGIEPDKTTPAQWRDDLEAFLTTTTKDTWL
- the hsaC gene encoding iron-dependent extradiol dioxygenase HsaC, with amino-acid sequence MSIRSLGYLRIEATDMAAWREFGLKVLGMVEAKGATEGALYLRMDDFPARLVIVPGEHDRLAEAGWECANAEGLQEIRNRLDVEGTPYKEATAAELAERRVDEMILFADPSGNPLAVFHGAALEHRRVVSPYGHKFVTGEQGLGHVVLTTRDDAEALHFYRDVLGFKLRDSMRMPPQMVGRPPDGAPAWLRFFGCNPRHHSLAFLPLPTPSGIVHLMVEVENADDVGLCLDRALRRKVPMSATLGRHVNDLMLSFYMKTPGGFDVEFGCEGRQVDDRDWIARESTAVSLWGHDFTVGMRG